A single window of Arvicola amphibius chromosome 15, mArvAmp1.2, whole genome shotgun sequence DNA harbors:
- the Drc7 gene encoding dynein regulatory complex subunit 7, producing MEVLREKVEEEEAAEREEAAERAEWAEKMEKMMKTAEVSREESILTQDELRDLEKKLMAIEIPTPSDYSIINKALIDVTKLPASYTSNSPKEEHLLQVADNFSRQYSHLCPDRVPLFLHPLNECNVPKFVSTTLRPTLMPYPELYNWDTCAQFVSDFLTMVPLVDPLKPPTHLYSSTTVLKCQKGNCFDFSTLLCSMLIGSGYDAYCVNGYGSLDLCLMDLTREVCPLTVKAKETVKKKEKAMPKKYAIKPPRDLTSRFEQEQEEKRLLEIKNMEEKQRREEEERLLEEEKAKPDPLHGLRVHAWVLVLAGKREVPESFFIDPLTARSYSTKDDHFLGIESLWNHKNYWINMQDCWNCCKDLTFDLGDPVRWEYMLLGTDKPHLSLTEEDDEGLDDDDDVDDLGKEEEEKSFDMPPSWVAQIEITPEEFETRCPNGKKVIQYKKAQLEKWAPYLNSNGLVCRLTIYEDIQCTKVLEIKEWYQNREDMLELKHINKITGLNVDYFKPGHPQALRVHSYKTMLPEMDRVMEFYEKIRVDGLIKREETPMTMTECYQGRSDFLFYRHINFGPRIKKLTQNSAESNPRPMVKITERFFRNPAKPADEDVAERVFLMLEERIQLRYHCRDDYITASKREFLRRTEVDSKGNKIIMTPDMCISFEVEPMEHTKKLLYQYETLIQLKNEEKLSRHQAWESELEVLEILKLREEEEEAHTLSISIYDTKRNEKSKEYREAMERVLHEEHLRQVEAQLDYLAPFLAQLPPGEKLTRWQAVRLKDECLSDFKQRLIDKANLIQARFEKETQELQKKQQWYQENQVTLTSEDEDLYLSYCSQAMFRIRILEQRLNRHKELAPLKYLALEEKLYKDPRLVDFVKGFV from the exons ATGGAGGTCCTGAGAGAGaaagtagaggaggaggaggcggctgAGCGTGAGGAAGCCGCTGAACGGGCAGAATGGGCTGAAAAGATGGAGAAGATGATGAAGACAGCCGAAGTGAGCAGAGAGGAATCCATCCTGACACAGGATGAGCTTCGAGACCTGGAGAAGAAGCTAATGGCCATTGAGATCCCCACCCCATCCGATTACTC GATCATAAACAAGGCCCTCATTGATGTCACCAAGCTGCCTGCTTCCTACACTAGCAACTCACCCAAGGAGGAGCACCTGCTGCAAGTGGCGGACAACTTCTCCCGCCAGTACAGCCACCTGTGCCCAGACCGCGTGCCTCTCTTCCTGCACCCCCTAAATGAGTGCAATGTGCCT AAGTTCGTGAGCACCACCCTGAGGCCGACATTGATGCCCTACCCCGAACTCTACAACTGGGACACCTGTGCCCAGTTTGTGTCCGACTTCCTCACCATGGTTCCCCTGGTTGATCCACTCAAGCCG CCCACGCACCTGTATTCCTCGACCACTGTGCTCAAGTGCCAGAAGGGGAACTGCTTCGACTTCAGCACCCTGCTCTGCTCCATGCTCATTGGCTCTGGCTACGACGCCTACTGCGTCAACGGCTACGGCTCCCTGGACCTCTGCCTCATGGACCTGACAAGAGAAGTGTGCCCGCTCACCGTAAAGGCCAAAGAG ACagtcaagaagaaagagaaggcaatGCCTAAGAAGTATGCCATCAAGCCGCCGCGGGACCTGACCAGCAGGTttgagcaggagcaggaggaaaagAGACTGCTGGAGATCAAGAACATGGAAGAGAAGCAGcgcagggaggaggaagagcgCCTCTTG gaggaagagaaagcgAAGCCCGACCCCCTGCATGGACTGCGGGTGCACGCCTGGGTCCTGGTGCTGGCCGGGAAGCGCGAGGTGCCCGAGAGCTTCTTCATTGACCCACTGACAGCGCGCAGCTACAGCACCAAGGATGACCACTTCCTGGGCATCGAGAGCCTCTGGAACCACAAGAACTACTGGATCAACATGCAGGACTGCTGGAACTGCTGCAAG GACTTGACCTTCGACCTAGGAGACCCTGTGAGATGGGAGTATATGCTCTTGGGGACTGATAAGCCTCACCTTTCCTTGACTGAGGAGGATGACGAAGGCCTGGATGATGATGACGATGTAGATGATCTG ggcaaagaggaggaagagaagagcttCGACATGCCGCCTTCATGGGTCGCCCAGATTGAGATCACACCTGAAG AGTTTGAGACCCGCTGCCCCAACGGAAAGAAAGTGATCCAGTACAAGAAGGCCCAGCTGGAGAAATGGGCTCCATACCTCAACAGCAACGGCCTGGTGTGCCGCCTCACCATCTACGAAGACATACAGT GCACGAAGGTTCTGGAGATAAAGGAGTGGTACCAGAACCGCGAGGACATGCTGGAGCTGAAGCATATAAACAAGATCACGGGCCTGAACGTGGACTACTTCAAGCCGGGCCATCCCCAAGCTCTGCGTG TACACTCATACAAGACTATGCTGCCCGAGATGGACCGCGTCATGGAGTTCTATGAAAAGATTCGTGTGGATGGCCTGATAAAGCGGGAGGAGACGCCTATGACTATGACAGAATGCTATCAAGGGCGCTCAGACTTCCTCTTCTACCGCCACATCAATTTTGGACCCAGAATCAAGAAGCTCACCCAGAATAGCGCGGAGTCCAACCCGAGGCCCATGGTG AAAATCACAGAGCGATTCTTCCGCAATCCAGCGAAGCCTGCCGATGAGGACGTGGCAGAGCGTGTGTTTCTGATGCTGGAGGAGCGCATTCAGCTTCGCTACCACTGCCGTGACGACTACATCACTGCATCCAAGCGTGAGTTTCTGAGGCGCACGGAGGTGGACAGCAAAGGCAACAAGATCATCATGACCCCGGACATGTGCATCAGCTTCGAG GTGGAGCCCATGGAGCACACCAAGAAACTTCTCTACCAGTATGAGACCTTgattcaactgaagaatgaagagaagctGTCCCGGCATCAGGCCTGGGAGTCAGAGCTGGAG GTGCTGGAGATCCTGAAgctcagggaagaggaggaggaggcacatACGCTGAGCATCTCCATCTATGACACCAAGCGCAATGAGAAGAGCAAAGAGTATCGGGAGGCCATG GAGCGTGTCTTACACGAGGAGCACCTGCGGCAAGTGGAGGCCCAGCTGGACTACCTGGCCCCGTTCCTGGCACAGCTCCCTCCAGGCGAGAAGCTCACGCGCTGGCAGGCTGTGCGCCTCAAGGACGAGTGTCTCAGCGACTTCAAGCAGCGCCTCATCGACAAGGCTAACCTCATCCAGGCGCGCTTTGAGAAG GAGACCCAGGAACTGCAGAAGAAGCAGCAATGGTACCAGGAGAACCAGGTAACCCTGACATCCGAGGACGAGGACCTGTACCTCAGCTACTGCTCTCAGGCCATGTTCCGAATCCGCATCTTGGAACAGCGACTCAATCG GCACAAAGAGCTGGCTCCACTGAAGTACTTGGCACTGGAGGAAAAGCTGTACAAGGACCCACGCTTGGTAGACTTCGTCAAAGGCTTTGTTTGA